The window TGCCCCATGCAGATCAACATCCCTCAGCTTGTCTTTCAGGCCAGAAAGACATGGCCTGAAGAAGAAAAGCCCAAAGGTATTGTTCAATCCTGTAAGGCAGCCATGCTTAGTGATGCAGTCAGCTCCATGGGAGCCATGCCTGAAGATTTTATTGAATCTGTGCAAGAAACTGTTGAAAAAGTTCATGAGGAGCAGAGAGGTTATCAGGATCTCAAAATTGATATGGACCGTAAAGGTGCCAAGTATTTCCTGAATCAGAATTCACGTGAACCCATGGCTGAACCCGATGAAATGGTTCCTTTATGGAAAATCATGAAAGCTGTGGATGCTGACTGGACATATGGTTCCGTTGGCTGGGCAGCTGAAAACTACTGCATGTTTGCAGCCAATGATGAAGAGTGGGAGAAAATAGTCAGGATCAAGGCCAAGGCGGTAGATGACCTTGGGTGCGAGTACTGGCTCAACACTGAGTGAGGACACGAACTTTACGCAGTCCGGTTCGGACTCGAAAAATTCAACATTCCTCACAACTTCAAAATTGAATCAATCCTGCGCCTTTATGCCCAGTGGCTTCGTGAAGGCAAGCTGAAAGTCTCTTCTGACTGGAACAAAGACCTTAAAATGAAATTCACCATTCAGGATCCTTGCAATCTGGTTCGCAAAACATTCGGCGATCCTGTTGCTGATGACATGAGATATGTACTCAAGGCCTGTGTAGGCGAAGAGAATTTTATTGACACCTGGCCCAACAAGTCCAACAACTTCTGCTGTGGCGGCGGTGGCGGATTTCTGCAGGCAGGTCATACCTCAGCCCGCCGACAGTACGGAAAGCTCAAACACGATCAGTTCATGAAAACCGGGGCAAGATATGTTGTAACTCCCTGCCACAACTGTCACTCTCAGGTTCATGACCTGTCAGAGCACTTTGAGGGCGGTTATGAGGCAGTTCACCTTTGGACCATAATTGCTCTGGCCATGGGTGTACTTGGTCCTGATGAAAGAACTTATCTTGAGGAGAAACTCTGTGAGTGTGGTCTGGAAGATTGCACGTTACCTCCTGAAGGTAAGTAGATCTTAAAAAAACGCGCATGTTATGTTATTCAGGCTTACGTCTCTGTTCAGGAGGCGTAAGCCTTTTTTATGATCAGTGGTAGCAGTCTAACGTATTCTGTCAAAGTGTATTACCTTTCAAAGTGATCAAAGCCTTTGATAGACACTCTCCTTCCTCTGATAAATATACCGATTTCCGGAACAACCCTGCCAAGCTTCCAGGCTGAAGCCAGGCGACTGCGAACAAGTGGCCATTGCTCAGCTGGACAGCCGCCCAGCAGGGCGTAATCTTCACCGCCCAGCAAAGAGAAGATATGCGGATCGTTATTAGTTTCATAGCAGTACTTCTGCACTTCTTCATGCACCATAAAGTCGGGATCAATATCAATTCCAGTATCAGGGGCCAGAAATCTCGGCAGATCTCGGGCCAGGCCGTCAGATAGATCCATTAGCCCCCGGACAATACTTATATCCGCCAGAATCTGACCCTCCATAATCAGAGGAAGGGGGCGCAGATGCCTGGAAATGGATATGGGGTAGTCTTTGATCAATGGGCTGTTTCCCTCAAGCAAGGCAAGTCCGCAACGGGCAAGTCCTGTATCACCTGCAACAAACAGTATATCACCGGGTCGGCATTTACCTCGCAGCAGGTTCCTTTCCGGGCCTGCGCCCCATATGGTTATGCAAAGACCAAGATGCTGACCGAAGCTGATATCTCCTCCAGTCAGCCCCAGCTCATATTGACTTGCCAGCTCTGCCATTCCCTTGAGCATAGCCACACAGAAGTCAGACTGAAGATGTTCCGGCCAGGTAATATTCAAATTAAATCCCAGAGGGGTTGCGCCATGTGCGGCGAGATCGCTGAGGTTGACTGCGAGGGCCTTGTATCCAATGTCTGCCGGGCTGAAGTAGGAAAGTCGGAAATGGATGTTTTGCAGAAAAAGATCGCTGCTGACGCAAAGTTTGGGAGGACAGGCCAAGACTGCGCAGTCATCTCCTCTGCCTACCAGCATATGGCTGTGGCTGCCTGGAAAAATTGAATCAATAATATCAATAAAATGCTGTTCTGATCTAATCATGAGCTAATCCTCAATTTGAAGGTAGTCACCATTGATGACTTTAAGGCCGACTCCGGGAAAGTTCACCTTGTATTTATTGGGTGGAATGGAGGAAATAATCTTTCCCCGACCGAAGATTTTATGCGTACAATAAGTGCTGGGTGGTGTCTTGATCTTGTGGTTTCGGCTCATTTCAGCCGGCTTTTTTTTCTTTTTGAGTTGCCCGAGATGATTTTCCAGAAATTCAACGCATTTGGATACTGACAGTTCTCTGATAAAAGGGCTTTCCTGGACAGGCTGGTTAAAACCACTGTTTCTTGAGTACACAGCAGAAGGAACTAAAAGTCCAAGATAGCTCTTTGCTCTGGTACATGCCACATATAGCAGGCGGCGCTCTTCATCCATGCTCTTGGCATCAAACATGGCCTGTCTTGAAGGAAACCGCTCTTCAACAAGGTCAATTACCATAACAGCAGACCACTCAAGGCCTTTGGATGAGTGAATGGTGGAAAGGACAAGCGCGTCATCTTTAATGCCGGTACCGAAAGGATCAGGATTTTCCAGAATCATGTCTGAAAGAAATGAGTCAAGATTGTTGTAGCCGGCAACTATCTGCTGCAGTTGTTCCAGCCCGTTTATCCGTTTGGGAAGGTCTTCTGCATATTTTTGCTCGAGATAGGGG of the Desulfonatronovibrio magnus genome contains:
- the thiL gene encoding thiamine-phosphate kinase → MIRSEQHFIDIIDSIFPGSHSHMLVGRGDDCAVLACPPKLCVSSDLFLQNIHFRLSYFSPADIGYKALAVNLSDLAAHGATPLGFNLNITWPEHLQSDFCVAMLKGMAELASQYELGLTGGDISFGQHLGLCITIWGAGPERNLLRGKCRPGDILFVAGDTGLARCGLALLEGNSPLIKDYPISISRHLRPLPLIMEGQILADISIVRGLMDLSDGLARDLPRFLAPDTGIDIDPDFMVHEEVQKYCYETNNDPHIFSLLGGEDYALLGGCPAEQWPLVRSRLASAWKLGRVVPEIGIFIRGRRVSIKGFDHFER
- a CDS encoding (Fe-S)-binding protein yields the protein MADAAIKLGTEPKTTFFEKVKDLLPEEGHLNLCLTCGACSSGCPATGLDDMDPRKFLRMAALGLDEEVTKTPWVWHCTMCTRCVYACPMQINIPQLVFQARKTWPEEEKPKGIVQSCKAAMLSDAVSSMGAMPEDFIESVQETVEKVHEEQRGYQDLKIDMDRKGAKYFLNQNSREPMAEPDEMVPLWKIMKAVDADWTYGSVGWAAENYCMFAANDEEWEKIVRIKAKAVDDLGCEYWLNTEUGHELYAVRFGLEKFNIPHNFKIESILRLYAQWLREGKLKVSSDWNKDLKMKFTIQDPCNLVRKTFGDPVADDMRYVLKACVGEENFIDTWPNKSNNFCCGGGGGFLQAGHTSARRQYGKLKHDQFMKTGARYVVTPCHNCHSQVHDLSEHFEGGYEAVHLWTIIALAMGVLGPDERTYLEEKLCECGLEDCTLPPEGK